The Halobacterium litoreum genome includes a region encoding these proteins:
- a CDS encoding sodium:solute symporter family transporter, producing the protein MNTILAQTGLLPEGLSVSFKLLPAILVTAMLALFLAIGYVFKVADTEGMWVAGRSIGNVENGMAIGANWMSAASYLGMAALIALSGFYGLAFVVGWSTGYFILLIFMAAQMRRFGKYTAPDFVGDRFNSDTARAIAAITTFLIGFVYAIGQARGMGLVGLYIFGDLGILGLTGYQSMVVVMMTITVGYLTLSGMLGATKNMAVQYVILIVAFLAGLYVVGFVNGYSTVLPHVEYGAMFDQLASEFSEPFVNEGYYLWIATAFSLVVGTCGLPHVLVRFYTVENERTARWSTVWGLFFICLLYLSAPAFAAFGTDLYANEIGAVYGDPGMTTAAGDVIVVLAAQLSNLPTWFVGFVAAGGIAAAIATTAGLFIAGSSAISHDIYKGLINPDATQRQQVFVGRASIVALGVITTLAALDPAAPIAALVSYAFSLAGAVLFPMFFLGLWWENTNRQGALAGMITGLVVWTVPMINEVVPSYGILSGAAGSDGVISATLAQWVPAIGSALIAVPLVFAVTIAVSLATSEPPMETKKMVRQCHSPEPMDRQQAAEDVVNTDDSTPADD; encoded by the coding sequence ATGAACACCATCCTCGCGCAGACCGGCCTGCTCCCCGAGGGGCTGAGCGTCTCGTTCAAACTCCTCCCCGCGATTCTCGTCACGGCGATGCTGGCGCTGTTCCTCGCCATCGGCTACGTGTTCAAGGTCGCCGACACCGAGGGCATGTGGGTCGCCGGGCGCTCCATCGGGAACGTCGAGAACGGCATGGCAATCGGCGCGAACTGGATGTCCGCGGCCTCGTACCTCGGGATGGCGGCGCTCATCGCGCTCTCCGGGTTCTACGGGCTCGCGTTCGTCGTCGGCTGGTCGACCGGGTACTTCATCCTCCTCATCTTCATGGCCGCCCAGATGCGGCGGTTCGGGAAGTACACCGCGCCCGACTTCGTCGGCGACCGATTCAACTCCGACACCGCGCGCGCCATCGCCGCAATCACCACGTTCCTCATCGGGTTCGTGTACGCCATCGGGCAGGCCCGCGGGATGGGTCTGGTCGGCCTCTACATCTTCGGCGACCTCGGCATTCTCGGCCTCACGGGCTACCAGTCGATGGTCGTCGTGATGATGACGATAACCGTCGGCTACCTCACCCTCTCGGGGATGCTCGGCGCGACGAAGAACATGGCCGTGCAGTACGTCATCCTCATCGTCGCGTTCCTCGCCGGCCTCTACGTCGTCGGGTTCGTCAACGGCTACTCGACGGTGCTCCCGCACGTCGAGTACGGCGCGATGTTCGACCAACTGGCCAGCGAGTTCAGCGAACCGTTCGTCAACGAGGGCTACTACCTCTGGATCGCCACCGCGTTCTCGCTCGTCGTCGGGACGTGTGGCCTCCCGCACGTCCTCGTGCGGTTCTACACCGTCGAGAACGAGCGCACCGCGCGCTGGTCGACGGTGTGGGGCCTGTTCTTCATCTGCCTGCTGTACCTCTCCGCGCCCGCGTTCGCGGCGTTCGGCACTGACCTCTACGCGAACGAAATCGGCGCCGTCTACGGCGACCCCGGCATGACGACCGCCGCCGGCGACGTCATCGTCGTGCTCGCCGCCCAACTCTCGAACCTCCCGACGTGGTTCGTCGGGTTCGTCGCCGCGGGCGGCATCGCGGCCGCCATCGCGACCACCGCCGGCCTCTTCATCGCGGGGTCGTCGGCCATCTCCCACGACATCTACAAGGGGCTCATCAACCCCGACGCGACCCAGCGCCAGCAGGTGTTCGTCGGTCGCGCGAGCATCGTCGCGCTCGGCGTCATCACGACGCTCGCGGCGCTCGACCCCGCAGCGCCCATCGCCGCGCTCGTCTCCTACGCGTTCTCGCTCGCCGGCGCCGTCCTCTTCCCGATGTTCTTCCTCGGACTCTGGTGGGAGAACACGAACCGGCAGGGCGCGCTCGCCGGCATGATCACCGGCCTCGTCGTCTGGACGGTGCCGATGATCAACGAGGTGGTGCCGAGTTACGGCATCCTCTCGGGGGCCGCCGGCTCCGACGGCGTCATCTCCGCGACGCTCGCTCAGTGGGTGCCCGCAATCGGCTCCGCGCTCATCGCGGTGCCCCTCGTGTTCGCCGTGACAATCGCCGTCTCGCTGGCCACCTCCGAACCGCCGATGGAGACCAAGAAGATGGTCCGTCAGTGTCACAGCCCCGAGCCGATGGACCGCCAGCAGGCAGCCGAGGACGTCGTGAACACGGACGACTCCACGCCCGCGGACGACTAA
- the acs gene encoding acetate--CoA ligase: MTEQDAAGELEARLTEQDSFEPPESFVEQANVSDPGIYEEFEENWPGAWERAADLLDWESGYDEVLDDSNPPFYEWFTGGELNASYNCVDRHVAEGRGDEAAIEWVGEPTEEDDRTYTYAELQTEVEEFAAALRELGVEEDDVVTLYMPMIPELPVAMLACARIGAPHSVVFAGFSADALATRMNAADSEHLVTCDGYYRRGDPLDHFEKASEGLAGVEHDVSDVVVVDRLGDDGFGHDLADNHHDYDDLVADHEGASVEPVTRDAEDMLFLMYTSGTTGEPKGVKHTTGGYLSYAAWTSHAVLDIKPEDTYWCSADIGWITGHSYIVYGPLALGTTTVMYEGTPDYPNEDRLWEIVEEYETTQLYTAPTAIRAFMKWGAEYPEQHDLSSLRLLGTVGEPINPRAWKWYYKHIGGEDCPIVDTWWQTETGGMMVTTLPGVGDMKPGSAGPALPGVDARVVDTKGDEVEPGRAGYLTVDKPWPGMLRTLYNNDERFVSEYWTEYSDTESSDAEDWVYFPEDGAKIDDDGYITVLGRVDDVINVSGHRLGTMEIESAIVGVEGVAEAAVVGGDHDLKGEAVYAYVLTEDGHDGDEDLREEIIEGVEDAIGPIARPEAVVFTPELPKTRSGKIMRRLLEDIANGEDLGDTSTLRNPSVVDDIQAKVSED; encoded by the coding sequence ATGACAGAGCAGGACGCGGCCGGCGAACTGGAGGCGCGCCTGACCGAGCAGGACAGTTTCGAGCCGCCGGAATCCTTCGTGGAGCAGGCGAACGTCTCGGACCCCGGCATCTACGAGGAGTTCGAGGAGAACTGGCCGGGGGCGTGGGAGCGCGCCGCCGACCTACTCGACTGGGAGTCCGGATACGACGAGGTGCTAGACGACTCGAACCCGCCGTTCTACGAGTGGTTCACCGGCGGCGAACTCAACGCGAGTTACAACTGCGTCGACCGACACGTAGCCGAGGGCCGGGGCGACGAGGCCGCCATCGAGTGGGTGGGTGAACCGACCGAGGAGGACGACCGCACGTACACGTACGCGGAACTCCAGACCGAAGTCGAGGAGTTCGCGGCGGCGCTGCGGGAGTTGGGCGTCGAGGAGGACGACGTCGTCACCCTCTACATGCCGATGATTCCGGAGTTGCCGGTGGCGATGCTGGCGTGTGCGCGCATCGGCGCACCGCACTCCGTCGTCTTCGCCGGCTTCTCCGCGGACGCGCTCGCCACGCGCATGAACGCCGCCGACTCGGAGCACCTGGTCACGTGTGACGGCTACTACCGGCGTGGCGACCCACTCGACCACTTCGAGAAGGCCAGCGAGGGGCTGGCGGGCGTCGAACACGACGTGAGCGACGTCGTGGTCGTGGACCGCCTCGGCGACGACGGCTTCGGCCACGACCTCGCCGACAACCACCACGACTACGACGACCTCGTCGCTGACCACGAGGGCGCGAGCGTGGAGCCGGTGACGCGGGACGCCGAGGACATGCTGTTCCTCATGTACACGTCCGGCACCACCGGGGAGCCGAAGGGCGTCAAGCACACGACCGGCGGCTACCTCTCGTACGCGGCGTGGACGAGTCACGCCGTCCTCGACATCAAGCCCGAGGACACCTACTGGTGTTCGGCGGACATCGGCTGGATTACCGGCCACTCCTACATCGTGTACGGCCCGCTCGCGCTCGGCACGACCACCGTAATGTACGAGGGCACTCCCGACTACCCCAACGAGGACCGCCTCTGGGAAATCGTCGAGGAGTACGAGACGACCCAACTGTACACGGCGCCGACGGCGATTCGGGCGTTCATGAAGTGGGGCGCGGAGTACCCCGAGCAACACGACCTCTCTTCGCTGCGCCTGCTCGGCACGGTTGGCGAACCCATCAATCCGCGGGCGTGGAAGTGGTACTACAAGCATATCGGCGGCGAGGACTGTCCCATCGTGGACACGTGGTGGCAGACCGAGACCGGCGGCATGATGGTCACCACACTCCCCGGCGTGGGCGACATGAAACCCGGTTCCGCGGGTCCGGCGCTCCCCGGCGTGGACGCGCGCGTCGTGGACACCAAAGGCGACGAGGTAGAACCCGGACGCGCGGGCTACCTCACGGTAGACAAGCCGTGGCCGGGGATGTTGCGCACGCTGTACAACAACGACGAGCGGTTCGTCTCCGAGTACTGGACCGAGTACTCGGATACGGAGTCGAGTGACGCCGAGGACTGGGTGTACTTCCCGGAGGACGGGGCGAAAATAGACGACGACGGCTACATTACGGTCTTGGGGCGCGTGGACGACGTCATCAACGTCTCCGGGCACCGCCTCGGCACGATGGAAATCGAGTCCGCCATCGTCGGCGTCGAGGGCGTCGCCGAGGCCGCCGTCGTCGGCGGCGACCACGACCTGAAGGGCGAAGCCGTCTACGCGTACGTCCTCACGGAGGACGGCCACGATGGCGACGAAGACCTGCGCGAGGAAATCATCGAGGGGGTGGAGGACGCCATCGGCCCCATCGCGCGCCCGGAAGCCGTCGTGTTCACGCCGGAACTCCCGAAGACCCGCTCCGGGAAAATCATGCGCCGCCTGCTGGAGGACATCGCCAACGGCGAGGACCTCGGTGACACCTCCACGCTCCGCAACCCCAGCGTCGTCGACGACATCCAGGCGAAGGTCAGCGAGGACTGA
- a CDS encoding helix-turn-helix domain-containing protein: MTEVEFSLSDETYPFVGASAAENCVFELAEMTPRGPGRYAEFFNVRGGDPDRILALADDHATVTASLLREYDDGALFEFRVVGECPAVSLAELGALPREVYAADGDGRIVAEIPSQRDAANVVESFLRDMPSASLERKHDRDAVSPLFSATGFQQVARAELTDRQRDVLRAAFEAGYYEWPREATGEEVADELGITSATFSEHIHAAERKLCAVLFASQNDR; this comes from the coding sequence GTGACCGAAGTCGAGTTCTCGCTGTCCGACGAGACGTACCCGTTCGTCGGGGCGTCCGCCGCGGAAAACTGCGTCTTCGAACTCGCCGAGATGACGCCCCGGGGTCCCGGTCGCTACGCCGAGTTCTTCAACGTCCGCGGCGGCGACCCGGACCGAATCCTCGCGCTCGCCGACGACCACGCGACGGTGACCGCCTCGCTGCTCCGAGAGTACGACGACGGCGCGCTCTTCGAGTTCCGCGTCGTCGGCGAGTGTCCCGCCGTCAGCCTCGCCGAACTCGGCGCGCTCCCCCGAGAGGTGTACGCGGCCGACGGCGACGGCCGCATCGTCGCCGAAATCCCGTCCCAGCGCGACGCCGCGAACGTCGTCGAGTCGTTCCTCCGCGACATGCCGTCGGCGTCGCTCGAGCGCAAGCACGACCGCGACGCCGTGTCGCCGCTGTTCTCGGCCACCGGCTTCCAGCAGGTCGCGCGAGCCGAGCTCACCGACCGACAGCGAGACGTGTTGCGCGCCGCCTTCGAAGCCGGCTACTACGAGTGGCCGCGGGAGGCGACGGGCGAGGAGGTCGCCGACGAACTCGGCATCACGTCCGCGACGTTCTCCGAGCACATCCACGCGGCGGAGCGGAAACTCTGTGCTGTCCTGTTCGCCTCGCAGAACGACCGGTAG
- a CDS encoding aldo/keto reductase — translation MSDSDDAIDFVQFGDTGLQTSELQFGTWRFGKETEEGNVEIGEQRAHELLDAYDEAGGRYIDTADIYGGGKSEEWIGDWLSERDRERYTIASKIFWQIRDGDPNSRGTNRKNVRDRIDALLDRLGTDYVDVLYIHRWDDQTPTKELMKTLNGLVEDGKVHYLGASTLRPNAWKVAKANEIAANEGWEPFTVLQPRYNLVDREIEGDYLEFARSEGLAVCPWSPLGQGFLTGKYDREDGLTGESRASESSRWADNYLTDENFDVHDELDAVADEVDASPAQVALAWLCHRDGVTAPIVGARTVDQLEENLAAASIDLSDEQVERLTVSKGGPYAGL, via the coding sequence ATGAGCGACAGCGACGACGCCATCGACTTCGTGCAGTTCGGCGACACCGGCCTGCAGACGAGCGAACTCCAGTTCGGGACGTGGCGCTTCGGGAAGGAGACCGAGGAGGGCAACGTCGAAATCGGCGAGCAGCGCGCCCACGAACTCCTCGACGCCTACGACGAGGCGGGCGGGCGCTACATCGACACCGCCGACATCTACGGCGGCGGGAAGAGCGAGGAGTGGATCGGCGACTGGCTCTCGGAGCGCGACCGGGAGCGATACACCATCGCGTCGAAGATATTCTGGCAGATTCGGGACGGCGACCCGAACAGCCGCGGCACGAACCGGAAGAACGTCCGCGACCGCATCGACGCGCTGCTCGACCGCCTCGGCACCGACTACGTGGACGTCCTGTACATCCACCGGTGGGACGACCAGACGCCCACGAAGGAACTGATGAAGACGCTGAACGGTCTCGTGGAGGACGGGAAGGTCCACTACCTCGGCGCGTCGACGCTCCGCCCGAACGCGTGGAAGGTCGCGAAGGCCAACGAAATCGCCGCCAACGAGGGCTGGGAGCCGTTCACCGTCCTCCAGCCCCGGTACAACCTCGTCGACCGCGAAATCGAAGGAGACTACCTGGAGTTCGCGCGCTCGGAGGGGCTGGCGGTCTGCCCGTGGAGCCCCCTCGGGCAGGGCTTTCTCACCGGGAAGTACGACCGCGAGGACGGTCTCACCGGGGAGTCCCGCGCGAGCGAGTCCAGTCGCTGGGCGGACAACTACCTCACGGACGAGAACTTCGACGTCCACGACGAACTCGACGCCGTCGCCGACGAGGTCGACGCGTCCCCGGCGCAGGTCGCGCTCGCGTGGCTCTGCCACCGCGACGGCGTGACGGCGCCCATCGTCGGCGCGCGCACCGTCGACCAACTCGAAGAGAACCTCGCGGCCGCGAGCATCGACCTCTCGGACGAACAGGTCGAACGACTCACGGTGTCGAAGGGCGGCCCGTACGCGGGTCTGTAG
- a CDS encoding anaerobic glycerol-3-phosphate dehydrogenase subunit C has protein sequence MSDSEPHSDFDPVAPNAGEDFDPVDVFPDSDDFDLRPGADSCYKCSACDTNCPVAEVDDDFPGPKFQGPEQWRLKQQDDEDDHEIDDSVMDCSNCMRCDDACPSGVPLSQMHNTARGEYVSEQMSKTSVEYWRNRVLANYRASAWLASKVPRVANFAMNFGPARWAMEKAFGITSERDFPEFATETFREWWERRGAAAGSRERARERREVRGLPADADKRVAYFHGCYSNYNTPEVGKAMVRVYEHFGYEVVVPEQKCSGTPMFANGMLDDARRHAEVNVSSMSDLVEQGYDAIASCTSCSMALRQEYPELFDIDGIEDVASNTFESVEYLRIHEDLRGEISDADIGGDLADEFAYHAPCHARNQGLERQAVELFGDLDGVGVTDVGNSCSGISGTYGWKAEKYDTSMKIGDEMFDHMEAADGETGLTECPTCAMQMEHGTGYEIRHPLELLDAALVE, from the coding sequence ATGAGTGACTCAGAACCCCACAGCGACTTCGACCCGGTGGCACCGAACGCGGGCGAGGACTTCGACCCGGTCGACGTCTTCCCCGACAGCGACGACTTCGACCTGCGGCCCGGCGCCGACTCCTGTTACAAGTGCTCGGCCTGCGACACGAACTGTCCGGTCGCGGAGGTCGACGACGACTTCCCCGGCCCGAAGTTCCAGGGGCCGGAGCAGTGGCGCCTGAAACAGCAGGACGACGAGGACGACCACGAGATAGACGACTCGGTGATGGACTGCTCGAACTGCATGCGGTGTGACGACGCCTGCCCGTCGGGCGTCCCGCTCTCCCAGATGCACAACACCGCCCGCGGCGAGTACGTCAGCGAGCAGATGTCGAAGACGTCGGTGGAGTACTGGCGCAATCGCGTGCTCGCGAACTACCGGGCGTCGGCGTGGCTGGCGAGCAAGGTCCCCCGGGTCGCGAACTTCGCGATGAACTTCGGGCCGGCGCGCTGGGCGATGGAGAAGGCCTTCGGTATCACGAGCGAGCGCGACTTCCCCGAGTTCGCCACCGAGACGTTCCGCGAGTGGTGGGAGCGACGGGGCGCGGCCGCCGGCTCCCGGGAGCGCGCCCGCGAGCGCCGCGAGGTCCGGGGGCTCCCCGCGGACGCCGACAAACGAGTGGCGTACTTCCACGGCTGTTACTCGAACTACAACACGCCGGAGGTGGGGAAGGCGATGGTCCGGGTGTACGAGCACTTCGGCTACGAGGTGGTCGTCCCCGAGCAGAAGTGCTCGGGCACGCCGATGTTCGCCAACGGGATGCTGGACGACGCGCGCCGCCACGCAGAGGTGAACGTCTCGTCAATGAGCGACCTCGTCGAGCAAGGCTACGACGCCATCGCGTCCTGTACGTCGTGCTCGATGGCGCTCAGACAGGAGTACCCCGAACTGTTCGACATCGACGGCATCGAGGACGTGGCGTCGAACACGTTCGAGTCCGTGGAGTACCTCCGCATCCACGAGGACCTCCGGGGCGAGATATCGGACGCCGACATCGGGGGCGACCTCGCCGACGAGTTCGCGTACCACGCGCCCTGCCACGCCCGGAACCAGGGCCTCGAACGGCAGGCGGTCGAACTGTTCGGCGACCTCGACGGTGTCGGCGTCACCGACGTGGGCAACTCCTGTTCGGGCATTTCGGGCACCTACGGCTGGAAGGCCGAGAAGTACGACACCTCCATGAAAATCGGCGACGAGATGTTCGACCACATGGAGGCCGCCGACGGCGAGACGGGGCTGACCGAGTGCCCGACCTGCGCGATGCAGATGGAACACGGCACCGGCTACGAGATTCGCCACCCGCTCGAACTGCTCGACGCCGCGCTCGTCGAGTGA
- a CDS encoding HalOD1 output domain-containing protein — protein MVRDRGTDDATVERFVTERAFGDNRTPTEAVVDAISDATGQAPTDVGPLSAVLDPDALDAILGPDGPTPTARISFTVDSCAVTAHADGRIVVLPQGGENA, from the coding sequence ATGGTACGTGACCGAGGGACGGACGACGCGACGGTCGAACGGTTCGTCACCGAGCGTGCGTTCGGCGACAACCGGACGCCCACGGAAGCCGTCGTGGACGCGATAAGCGACGCCACGGGACAGGCGCCGACAGACGTCGGACCGCTGTCGGCGGTACTCGACCCGGACGCGTTGGACGCCATCCTCGGCCCGGACGGTCCAACGCCGACGGCTAGAATCTCGTTCACGGTGGATTCGTGTGCGGTGACGGCACACGCCGATGGCCGCATCGTCGTCCTCCCGCAGGGCGGCGAGAACGCGTGA
- the glpB gene encoding glycerol-3-phosphate dehydrogenase subunit GlpB codes for MAIESEVLVVGGGLAGLTSALAAAREGADVRLVSYKQSTLASASGLVDVLGYTPDGDGPLVDPFDAIPDLPESHPYRTVGVDAVRDALELFDDAADDYLGAHTDRNALVPTHGGTVKPTARYPASASAGLASADRDVLLVGFESLVDFDAPRAAAHLDAAGVPFDARGVTVPFPGDLRADAKVTRYAKLLDTNADVAVRGRDRPARDALADRVNTERDGEARVGFPAVLGDDDAAGVRAHLADRLGADVFEVPMGPPSLPGLRLEDALFDALDAAGASIETGNPVVAYDGEGRVERVYVEKNGARIPNSADQYVLATGGLVGKGVESDRERVYEPVFDCHVPHADDRYDWFDGDAFGDHDFARFGVRTDGDLRPTDSAGEPEFENVRAAGAVLGGYDFAAEKSGSGVSLATGYAAGLAAAEATR; via the coding sequence ATGGCGATTGAGTCCGAGGTGCTGGTGGTCGGTGGCGGTCTTGCGGGCCTCACGAGCGCGCTCGCCGCCGCACGCGAGGGCGCGGACGTGCGTCTCGTCTCCTACAAGCAGAGTACGCTCGCCAGCGCGTCGGGGCTCGTGGACGTGCTCGGGTACACGCCCGACGGCGACGGCCCGCTCGTCGACCCGTTCGACGCGATTCCCGACCTCCCCGAGAGCCACCCGTACCGGACCGTCGGCGTCGACGCGGTGCGGGACGCCCTCGAACTGTTCGACGACGCGGCCGACGACTACCTCGGCGCCCACACCGACCGGAACGCGCTCGTGCCGACCCACGGCGGCACCGTGAAGCCGACCGCGCGCTACCCCGCGAGCGCGAGCGCCGGCCTCGCGAGCGCCGACCGGGACGTCCTCTTGGTGGGCTTCGAGTCGCTCGTGGACTTCGACGCGCCGCGGGCCGCCGCGCACCTCGACGCGGCGGGCGTCCCCTTCGACGCGCGAGGCGTCACGGTTCCGTTCCCCGGCGACCTGCGCGCCGACGCGAAGGTCACGCGGTACGCGAAACTGCTGGATACGAACGCCGACGTGGCCGTCAGGGGCCGCGACCGCCCGGCGCGGGACGCGCTCGCAGACCGCGTGAACACCGAGCGAGACGGCGAGGCGCGCGTCGGCTTCCCCGCCGTCCTCGGCGACGACGACGCGGCGGGCGTGCGCGCTCACCTCGCAGACCGACTCGGCGCGGACGTCTTCGAGGTGCCGATGGGGCCGCCTTCGCTCCCCGGCTTACGCCTCGAAGACGCGCTGTTCGACGCGCTCGACGCCGCCGGCGCGAGCATCGAGACCGGGAACCCGGTCGTGGCTTACGACGGCGAGGGACGCGTCGAGCGCGTCTACGTCGAGAAGAACGGCGCGCGCATCCCGAACAGCGCCGACCAGTACGTCCTCGCGACGGGCGGGCTCGTCGGGAAGGGCGTGGAATCCGACCGGGAGCGCGTCTACGAACCGGTCTTCGACTGTCACGTGCCCCACGCCGACGACCGCTACGACTGGTTCGACGGCGACGCGTTCGGCGACCACGACTTCGCCCGGTTCGGCGTGCGGACGGACGGCGACCTGCGACCGACCGATTCGGCAGGAGAACCGGAGTTCGAGAACGTGCGGGCGGCGGGCGCGGTGCTCGGCGGCTACGACTTCGCGGCCGAAAAATCCGGCAGCGGCGTCTCGCTCGCGACCGGCTACGCGGCCGGCCTGGCGGCGGCGGAGGCCACACGATGA
- a CDS encoding DUF4212 domain-containing protein, translating to MTDNDTHDTTDESTAETDGGTVTGTGQSHGETDYLDSEVNLLRPSTPFMRDHLRVIWTGFAIWAVVVFGPVTLTAVAPDVMTTTMPVIGFPLHYFLVGIGAPAGALILAFWYARKRDALDEKYGIEHGADGGASE from the coding sequence ATGACAGACAACGACACGCACGATACGACGGACGAATCGACCGCCGAGACCGACGGCGGCACGGTCACCGGGACCGGGCAGAGCCACGGCGAGACCGACTACCTAGACTCGGAGGTGAACCTCCTCCGACCCAGCACGCCGTTCATGCGCGACCACCTCCGCGTCATCTGGACGGGGTTCGCCATCTGGGCCGTCGTCGTCTTCGGTCCGGTGACGCTCACCGCCGTCGCGCCCGACGTGATGACGACGACGATGCCGGTGATTGGCTTCCCGCTGCACTACTTCCTCGTCGGCATCGGCGCGCCCGCCGGCGCGCTCATTCTCGCGTTCTGGTACGCGCGCAAACGCGACGCCCTCGACGAGAAGTACGGCATCGAACACGGCGCTGACGGAGGTGCGTCGGAATGA
- a CDS encoding type II toxin-antitoxin system VapC family toxin: MTVLVDTGVLYADHDTDATRHETASAALDAVYDGVLGQPYVSDFLYDEAVTLTMTRAGAHRPARTLGRRLRGAGEYPSVYELVNVDLQAFDAAVECFERYDDQSLSFTDATTVALCERRGIDGVLSFDDDFDGLVHRFDPADVATE, from the coding sequence ATGACCGTACTCGTCGACACGGGCGTGCTGTACGCCGACCACGACACCGACGCGACGCGACACGAGACAGCGAGCGCGGCGCTCGACGCGGTTTACGACGGCGTCCTCGGCCAGCCGTACGTCAGCGACTTCCTGTACGACGAGGCGGTCACACTCACGATGACGCGGGCCGGAGCCCACCGGCCCGCTCGGACCCTCGGCAGGCGCCTCCGCGGCGCGGGCGAGTACCCGAGCGTCTACGAACTGGTGAACGTGGACCTGCAGGCGTTCGACGCGGCCGTGGAGTGCTTCGAGCGGTACGACGACCAGTCGCTGAGTTTCACCGACGCGACGACGGTCGCGCTCTGCGAGCGCCGCGGCATCGACGGCGTGTTGAGTTTCGACGACGACTTCGACGGGCTAGTACACCGGTTCGACCCGGCTGACGTCGCGACCGAGTGA
- a CDS encoding universal stress protein, translating to MYDNILIPTDGSEAAESAVEQAVDLAAKYGATVHALYVVDVDATNLSLGTEQVDRIRQGRIDEMPEVKAEAEKATGYVAEAAGERGVPVEEHVSAGSPARAIRKFVEDEDVDLVVMGSHGRSGLSRVVLGSVAEKVLRRTRIPVLVVDAHADEEVDEE from the coding sequence ATGTACGACAACATCCTGATTCCGACTGACGGCAGCGAGGCAGCCGAGAGCGCGGTCGAACAGGCGGTCGACCTCGCGGCGAAGTACGGGGCGACCGTCCACGCGCTGTACGTCGTGGACGTGGACGCCACGAACCTCTCGCTTGGCACCGAGCAAGTAGACCGCATCCGACAGGGGCGCATCGACGAGATGCCCGAGGTGAAGGCCGAGGCCGAGAAGGCGACCGGCTACGTCGCCGAGGCCGCCGGCGAACGCGGCGTCCCCGTCGAGGAACACGTCAGCGCGGGCAGTCCGGCGCGCGCCATCCGGAAGTTCGTCGAGGACGAGGACGTCGACCTCGTCGTGATGGGAAGCCACGGCCGCTCGGGGCTCTCCCGGGTCGTCCTCGGGAGCGTCGCCGAGAAGGTCCTGCGGCGCACGCGCATCCCCGTGTTAGTCGTGGACGCGCACGCCGACGAGGAGGTGGACGAGGAGTGA